One window of the Pogoniulus pusillus isolate bPogPus1 chromosome 38, bPogPus1.pri, whole genome shotgun sequence genome contains the following:
- the LOC135191192 gene encoding transmembrane protein 45B-like isoform X1, translating into MRTLGVVCGVYLLGGICSAAISDVQQVQQASLMPTTFLGSALRGTFFFIFGLWWSVKYPLRYLRRKSSSESQLSYGVQRVEVLEGAVKSFFALTGILAEQFVPTGPHLQLYSPKTHSWTDLTHWHYTTMYLFFLLSGIVDIVSHSLLRLPLGLDRLALGMALLVEGLLFCFHDNSDATLDHHVHSLLAMAVFAGALCVFLEVFLRDHIILEIFRTSFFLLQGSWLWQIGFVLSPPWGGPGWDQTDLSNFAFLTMCFCWHYVGTLAVLAANAAASRCCNESCQLKFGDIDVELDCGMCIRRGTKSSDSSLLPDSPSDDK; encoded by the exons ATGAGGACGCTGGGGGTGGTCTGTGGCGTTTACTTGCTTGGAGGCATTTGCTCTGCAGCCATCAGTGATGTGCAGCAG GTCCAGCAAGCCAGCCTGATGCCAACAACTTTCCTTGGCAGTGCCCTCCGGGGCACCTTCTTCTTCATTTTTGGTCTCTGGTGGTCTGTCAAATACCCTCTGAGGTAtctcaggaggaagagcagcagtgagagcCAGCTGAGCTATGGGGTCCAGCGTGTGGAAGTCTTGGAAGGGGCAGTCAAATCCTTCTTTGCTCTGACAG GGATACTGGCGGAGCAGTTTGTTCCCACTGGTCCTCACCTGCAGCTGTACAGCCCCAAGACACACAGCTGGACAGACCTCACCCACTGGCACTACACCACCATgtacctcttcttcctcctctctggcATCGTGGACATTGTCTCCCACTCCCTGCTCAGGCTGCCGCTCGGCTTAGACCGCCTGGCGCTGGGCATGGCTCTGCTCGTGGAAG GTTTGCTCTTCTGTTTCCATGACAACAGTGATGCTACACTGGATCACCATGTCCACTccctgctggccatggctgTCTTTGCTGGAGCCCTCTGtgtcttcctggaggtgttccttcGAGACCACATCATCCTGGAGATCTTCAGGACcagcttcttccttctccaggGCTCTTGGCTTTGGCAG ATTGGGTTTGTGCTGTCCCCTCCATGGGGAGGCCCAGGCTGGGATCAGACTGACCTCAGCAACTTCGCCTTCCTCACCATGTGCTTCTGCTGGCACTACGTGGGCACTCTGGCTGTCCTGGCAGCCAACGCTGCTGCATCTCGGTG ctgcaacGAGTCCTGCCAGCTGAAGTTCGGGGACATCGACGTGGAGCTGGACTGTGGCATGTGCATCCGCAGAGGCACCAAGAGCTctgacagcagcctgctgcccgaCAGCCCCTCAGATGACAAATGA
- the LOC135191192 gene encoding transmembrane protein 45B-like isoform X2: MPTTFLGSALRGTFFFIFGLWWSVKYPLRYLRRKSSSESQLSYGVQRVEVLEGAVKSFFALTGILAEQFVPTGPHLQLYSPKTHSWTDLTHWHYTTMYLFFLLSGIVDIVSHSLLRLPLGLDRLALGMALLVEGLLFCFHDNSDATLDHHVHSLLAMAVFAGALCVFLEVFLRDHIILEIFRTSFFLLQGSWLWQIGFVLSPPWGGPGWDQTDLSNFAFLTMCFCWHYVGTLAVLAANAAASRCCNESCQLKFGDIDVELDCGMCIRRGTKSSDSSLLPDSPSDDK; this comes from the exons ATGCCAACAACTTTCCTTGGCAGTGCCCTCCGGGGCACCTTCTTCTTCATTTTTGGTCTCTGGTGGTCTGTCAAATACCCTCTGAGGTAtctcaggaggaagagcagcagtgagagcCAGCTGAGCTATGGGGTCCAGCGTGTGGAAGTCTTGGAAGGGGCAGTCAAATCCTTCTTTGCTCTGACAG GGATACTGGCGGAGCAGTTTGTTCCCACTGGTCCTCACCTGCAGCTGTACAGCCCCAAGACACACAGCTGGACAGACCTCACCCACTGGCACTACACCACCATgtacctcttcttcctcctctctggcATCGTGGACATTGTCTCCCACTCCCTGCTCAGGCTGCCGCTCGGCTTAGACCGCCTGGCGCTGGGCATGGCTCTGCTCGTGGAAG GTTTGCTCTTCTGTTTCCATGACAACAGTGATGCTACACTGGATCACCATGTCCACTccctgctggccatggctgTCTTTGCTGGAGCCCTCTGtgtcttcctggaggtgttccttcGAGACCACATCATCCTGGAGATCTTCAGGACcagcttcttccttctccaggGCTCTTGGCTTTGGCAG ATTGGGTTTGTGCTGTCCCCTCCATGGGGAGGCCCAGGCTGGGATCAGACTGACCTCAGCAACTTCGCCTTCCTCACCATGTGCTTCTGCTGGCACTACGTGGGCACTCTGGCTGTCCTGGCAGCCAACGCTGCTGCATCTCGGTG ctgcaacGAGTCCTGCCAGCTGAAGTTCGGGGACATCGACGTGGAGCTGGACTGTGGCATGTGCATCCGCAGAGGCACCAAGAGCTctgacagcagcctgctgcccgaCAGCCCCTCAGATGACAAATGA